A region from the Aphis gossypii isolate Hap1 chromosome 1, ASM2018417v2, whole genome shotgun sequence genome encodes:
- the LOC126552817 gene encoding interferon-inducible double-stranded RNA-dependent protein kinase activator A-like, whose protein sequence is MAELREFEANGELVSSYYSLCGIMAERGGESMSYECGLTETQNDAGAQFSNNPELPSTDQQCVVCSTQLSRFINYIGSLQELCQARAWDLPKYEYKQGIKGLTKNQKNFYTVKCSAGPFVSEGVGKNKKMAKKQAAKMLLKHWVNVL, encoded by the exons atGGCGGAACTTCGTGAATTTGAAGCCAACGGTGAATTAGTATCGTCTTACTACAGTCTTTGTGGAATAATGGCTGAACGTG GTGGAGAAAGCATGTCATATGAATGCGGCTTGACCGAAACACAAAATGATGCTGGAGCACAATTTTCCAACAACCCGGAATTACCCTCGACCGATCAACAATGTGTTGTTTGTAGTACTCAACTATCAAGATTCATAAACTATATTGGATCATTACAAGAATTATGCCAGGCTCGCGCATGGGACTTACCGAAGTACGAGTATAAACAAGGCATCAAAGGTTTAacaaaaaatcagaaaaatttttatacagtaaaatGTTCTGCTGGGCCATTTGTATCAGAAGgtgtaggtaaaaataaaaagatggCGAAAAAACAAGCGGCTAAGATGTTGCTCAAGCACTGGGTAAATGTGTTATGA
- the LOC114128128 gene encoding homeobox protein abdominal-A homolog has product MSAYDWQPQQQFGVTDTQLPEVKGSSKRSRQTYSKYQTAVLETVFQTSRYIVRNKRQQMSAELSLTERQIKIWFQNRRMKEKKCHKEAPRIVVDQHMPRLQGESCPVAGYPEDYNNLIEPADELHDDDVFANGYHSAVVSKHQPDNGGGGYAVYGGYDFITPDPYDQRMTKQQCWPAHTVDFHQDLYGDHDSTHFQRLPTTHHHYPLNSQVQDYHGPPQLQAAHGY; this is encoded by the exons ATGTCCGCGTACGACTGGCAGCCACAGCAGCAGTTCGGCGTCACCGACACTCAACTGCCCGAAGTCAAAG GTTCTAGTAAAAGGTCTAGGCAGACCTATTCAAAATACCAAACGGCCGTGCTGGAAACTGTGTTCCAAACTTCCAGGTATATCGTGCGGAACAAGAGACAGCAGATGTCGGCTGAACTGAGCCTCACCGAGCGGCAGATAAAGATATGGTTCCAAAACAGGCGGATGAAAGAGAAGAAATGCCACAAGGAAGCACCACGAATCGTCGTCGATCAACATATGCCTCGGCTTCAGGGCGAGAGCTGTCCAGTGGCCGGTTATCCTGAAGACTATAACAACCTCATCGAGCCAGCCGACGAACTACACGATGACGACGTTTTTGCTAATGGTTATCACTCTGCTGTAGTGTCCAAACACCAACCGGACAATGGAGGTGGTGGTTACGCCGTTTACGGTGGATACGATTTCATAACACCCGACCCGTACGACCAACGAATGACAAAACAACAGTGTTGGCCTGCGCATACCGTCGACTTCCATCAAGACTTATACGGTGac CATGATTCAACCCATTTTCAAAGACTGCCGACGACTCACCACCACTATCCGTTGAATTCGCAA GTACAGGACTACCATGGTCCTCCACAGCTGCAGGCTGCACACGGTTATTGA